Below is a genomic region from Gasterosteus aculeatus chromosome 2, fGasAcu3.hap1.1, whole genome shotgun sequence.
AGATATTTCTAGacttatttgaaaaaaatgaccAGCGGATGGCGCTCAAGGAAAAGTTCACGATGAGTCCgaaaaattatttttcattctaAAAGTGGTTGAGATGTTTCAGTCCCGGCCaaagtggttctcaaactgacCTTAGAGATATTCCCCTTAGACAGAATTGTGATACTAATACTCTTGAGATGGTAATATTTCAAGAGGGATTTAGGGCTAATTCAGACATACTGTATTGGgtaaataatattaaattagTGTGCACGTGAGTTGAAGAGGGGGAGTGGAGTATTTATGTTGACAATACAGGATTTTGAGAGTGTGTCACACACTCAAATAAACCTACAGTAAATTGCTTAAACAAACATTGAGCTGATGACATGAGTAAGGATTAATGCCGGATGAAAGTATATCTGTAATACATTGAACCTCAATCGAGGGTAATGGACATATGCACAGACTTATATATGTGCACACTTATTATGTAGACGCGTTAATTACTATGCCTCGCTTTTGTCTTTTCTATCCTCAAAACCTTAAGCCATTTGATATTTGACAGATACAAGTGTTGCTAAGAGACCAATTTCTGATTTGTTTTGCTTAACGGTCTAGTGATCTATGTTTTGCataacaacaagaacaaaagcATGACCGAAACGCATGTCAGGCGGTAAGAGTCACAACCTCTCATCGTCGTCTCACAGATTATCCTCTTGTCTTCACTCCGTCTGTATTTGATATGATTTTCTCAAACCAAATTTGTGCGGTTCTtgatggctgttttttttttaatcaagagAATTTTTTTCTGCTCATCCTGAATGTTTCACCCCCACAGACACCATACTTTGTACCCTGACTGCCTTTACTAGGCCAGCTGGTTTCCGGCTGACTGGCTGGATCAGGGGCTGGTGTAGCACCGCAGCAGATGTGTGCGTGTAATCCGTGTGACCCATCCACACTCATTATATTAATGGATCTACCTGCAGGTAACAGGCCATCTGTATTAAAAGGATATGGAGCACATATATCAAATAGTCTTGTCCAGCATCATGAGCTATAAGAACAACACAGACATTGTGGTGTAGCTTAGGGgtttgattcaattcaattcattttattttgtatagcccaaaatcgcaaattgcaaatttgcctcagagggctttacagtcacgtgcgacatcctctgtccggaaaccctcacatcggcacaggaaaaactccccaaaagtAGACATCATGAACTGCAATCTCTAGTATGAACTACAGATTGCAGTTCAATCTGTAAAATATCTCTAAAAGGTGTTTATGAAGTGTGAATTTGGTGGAATTCACCTTTCAGCTGATACAGCCCTTCACAAGGATACAAAAGGAGGAttttcactctgtcacacatAGTTAATTAAACTGAAAAGTATACTGCTTTAAGTAGCAGCAGGTACAATGTAAAAGGAGTCTAAATTCACAACTAtagttcatcttttttatgttgGTTTTATATGTATATTCGCTAGAGCAAGACAGACTTTCTGATTCCACAGCACTTGAATTGCcaatcaaactgtttgtgttccACCTTGTGCTCAATGCTCCAGCTTGTCAGAGTTTTGCTGAATTTACTTTACAGATGTCCAAACATTTAGTGTCAACATCAAGAACTTAGTTTAAGGGTTGTAATTGAGGAATTATAAAAGAGATGAAAGAGATTAGACAATTTAAATGGATGTGTGCAACGATTATTGAGATAGGGAGCTCGGCAGGATGGGATATTtcatttgagaaagaaaaagggtcTTCATCAGCGTTAAGATTGTTTTGCACCGTACACTTGATTTAACAGCTGGAGCAGTTTTATTTACCAATGTTTTTACAAAGAAGTGGAGGCTCATTTCTTTATGAGCCCTCAACATGATCCCAAAAGCACTGTGATGATAATTACAGTGGAGATGGaaggaaataaatgtttctctTCTGTACAGTGATGCCTAACATTGCCTAGCTGACCCTCACAGCCACTTCTGAAAGGGAAGTTCAAACATTACAGGGTCTTAATAGAAAACCAATGAACAGTAGCTGAGTAGAAGCGAATGCTTTCATTcaagggaaagggagagaaggaCGTCAGTGTTTGTCACCTCTCATGAGGAATTGAAATTAGGAACGCTCTAGATGCCCTGCAGCGTTAATCACAATGTCTGGAATGAAGATAACTAGAACGTATGAATTGATCATTTTTCACTTAAGTCAGCTGATGAACCACTCGCGTTACTGCTCTCGTCGCAGTGACTTTTTCTGAGTTGTTCTGCTCATTTGGCTTTTCTCTCATCTCCTGTTGTGACATCAGTTTCATTATCTAATGTACTGCTACTATTCTAGTACATATGCAGCACAATCGGGACTGGAAGAGAAATGGGAGACAAGACGAGAAGCAAAGtgatacatttattattttatatatttacaaagTAACGGAAGTGACTATTCAGTAATGAACGTTTATGTGGCACagtagagacagagagagaacccTAACCCCTGAACCCCACCTTTACATGTACGACAAAAGAGCCAGGAAATAGGACACAGGGCCACCTAGTGGATTGGAGGAGCCGTCACGTGTGAAATCAAACGTAACCTGAACTTTGAGAAACGTCATCGTTCTCTCTAAAGGAAACATGCACTCCAAAAAGTGTAGTGTTACTAAATACAGGTGAGCAGCTATTCAAAGAATACAGTGTTTACATTTCTGCTGGGTGaactaaaaaaatgaaatcattggCCTTCTCTACATATGGTACAGTATTAGTATATTCTTATCCTGTGATCTTCCCaatgggaaaagaaagaaagttatATTGAGGAGGAGTTGAGCTTTTCAAATTGGACTTTTATCAGCCACTGCCACAGCAGGATGGGGGGCATCACCCTAAAACAAGAGGAATCCAGTCATTTCCACTCGGGACATGAGGTGTTACAAAGGAAATATCAGTATACCTCATGAAAGCAAGCGGAATGAAAAATCTGAAGTGAAATAAGTAAAGTGAGATGCAGAACGCATCAGACATACTATTAAGAGTAATAATTCAACTGAGAAGTGGTATTACCTGTCTTCTATGTTCTTCTTGATGGTACAGACAGATATGTTGAAAagaaataatgtaaaatgtctCAGTCCATGCCAAGCCCAGAACGCAAACTCAGGAACCTGCCGGAATAACATCTCCAGTCTGGAGGACAGAGAAAAGATCTGATGGAATCAGCCATGACCATTTCACTTTCAAAATACTGGACTAGTTAGTCATTGAGAATGCCACGTCTCTTGATAGATAGAAACTCTTTCAATAAGTTACTTATAAGCACTTCCAAAACATTGGCAAATTATTGATAGAGTAGGATATGCCGTTAAATATTGAGTACATGACTGTGACAAGACATGTGTGTAGACTTGCCAGGGTTGAGTGTAACGTGGGTTGAATTGGAATGGATTAGTTGGTATAAATGCATGAATTTCTCTATAGACTTTTCTATAGTTTGACATTTcctaaaatgtgtgtatttgcttgcTTGCTGAGAATGGATGAAAGGTTTGGCCACACTGTGTACGCACGTTACATTTGAAGCTACAGCCAGCAGACCGCCTGGGGGGAAAAATAGCTAGTCTGTCTCGATCTGAAGATCAAAAAGGTCAGCTTTCTTGCATCATATTTAACAGACAAATGTGTCTGTTCTTCTCCTCGAAATCATAAAAAGCATAGTTTTCAAAATGTTAAGATAAAGTCTGAGATTATTCATTCACTTTTCCGGAGGGGGGTTTTATGAGAGTTTCAGAACACAAAACTTCCCCGTCCTCAATGGTAGTTGCATGTTTGTCGATGTTGTGTAGGCTACTGAGTGCTCAGTGTAATTATTACCTGTGCCTACCGCGGAGTAACAGGTAGAACGACAGcatgagaggaaggagcaggtgGGACAATATTCTTGCAGGGAGCCCGAACATGCTCAGATAGGTCCCAACGTTTCCCAACAGGACTGAAACACAGAttgaaatgattattttataATTACTTTTTGCCTTAGTGgattgcttttatttaaatacattttctgacaaACTGAAGAcccattttaatttgaattgtatctttttttaacaacagGATATCAGAACAGGCCGTACCGCActgcttggtgtgtgtgtgtgtgtgtgtggtcgagTGTGAGTGTCCGTGCTTGCCGTACCATTCTTAACGACGTCAAAATCGAGGGGGGGTTCTTTGATCGTTGGACTTTTGTACAGTTCACCCTCGTCAGGGCTGCCTTTCTGCATACAGCTATCGGTTATAAAGGTCGTCAGTGCAGcggcctccttttcctccttcctctcctcctctgccttcatGCCAGTCTCTAGACTCGTCCACGTCCGGTTACAGTTAAGAAACCCTTGGGGCGCTTTGTGTATCATCAAATACGAGACAACTgcgaaaaaagggaaaaacatgaaGAGGAATTAAGAAAGTTAGTTGGATGCATTTTGCACATAAGCTCAACAGTAGTCTGTCTATAAAGGAGGTGAGGTCTCCAAGGAACCAGGTTGTTATAGCTGTCTCAAGGTTTGCATATGTCCCAAACAAGGAAGCTCTGATGATGTCACTTAGGTTAGACAAAATAAGTTAGAATTTTGAAAGCAGTACTTATAATATTGTAGATGGACTTATTATCCAAGTGGGCCTTCTAACAGTGTGCAATCTACCAATTACGCAGGGTTTGCCAGTCAACTCACCGTTGTTCTGAAGGAAATGAGTAGCATCCTCGTAGCCGTTGTGGTAGGCTTGTTCcagagtctaaagggcacaaatGAAAGTCTCACAAAAGGATCTATGAGCAGATTCATAAGGATCTATCAACACGCGTAAGAATCATCTTTGTGATGATTTGGAAGTATTCATTGAAACTTTTAGAGTAACAGAAATGTTTGTGCGTTATTATATGAAGACATTGCGTAGCGCAAAATCAGATTATCTATATAAAggataaaacacaaacatgtttctCAATCATCATTTGGGTCTTACCTCTAAAGCGAAAGGGTAGAGAGCATTAGCGATTCTGATGCAGTTGGCCATGTTTCCCTTTAAGGTGCAGCCACTCACCACCATGTCCCACGTGCACGGTGTGTCGGAGGGACAGATGTCCATCTCTCCAGAGAACGGAGACACCGTCAACGTTCCACTGTACGGTGCAGCCTGCGCATGTGCCACTGGCTGCATGCTGCTGAATCCCCCATCCACGTAATACTGTGAGATTaaatcacagacattacagtgttGATCCGACTACGGGCTTGAAGTAAGTTTGTGAAAAGGCTACAAAGACTCACTTCTCCTTTGAAGGATGGAGGCACCATACCGCAGTACCCGGGCACAAAGCAGCTGCATAGCAAAGCCTAAGGAAAACATGGGAATAAAACAATTCATGGGTTTTTCTTTCTTGGTTTTCTTGCCTCTAACCTGCTCAGGTTTCTTGGTAAAGGATTTGTGTGTGAATCTGCAGTGTCAACTTGCCTGCACAACGTCCTCTTTGGATTGGAACTCACACATTACAATATGTTTGTAATCACTCAGGCGTGTCATGGACACATAGAGACGCCCATTAGCCAGCTTGTGTGCATCACTGGGAAGATGTTTGTGTAAAATATGCTCTAACCAGTGGAAGACATTAATTGAGGGATTAAACGGTCCAAGTGCAAAAGCCTTCATCTGTTTGGCAAAATAGAGCATCTCATCCCGAATATTAACTGTAAGAAAGGAGACGGGGAGTCAGAAACTGTGCATTATATTCAGCGTTGGAGCAGATATATGAAGAAAGGTAAAGACACTTACTCATGCTCATTCCACACACTACGGCGGCTGCAACCAAAGAACCCGCAGATGCCCCCAGAACACAAGGCGCTGTGCTCAGCATCCACGGCGCATACGTTAAGAGGGACTGGGCCACCCCTAACTGGTAGGTAGCCATGAATCCCGACCCGGAGAAGGAGATGGACGGAGGAACCTCACGACGATGACAACTGGAAACACCCGGTGCCATTTCCAGACGAATTTTAACAACAAcctttaaagttccaagtcgtAGCTGGAGCAGAAGATGAAATCTGTGTCAAACAGTCCTCTGCTTCTTGAAGGCAGTTAGAACAGGCTGAGATGAGTTATTCAGTGGAAAGTGGCTGACgcgtttttaaagaaaacttaATTAGATATACTATATTGGTCATGGCCATGTGATACATAGGACATACAACCCTCTCATGACTATCCGTTACAAATCCACAAAGCGAAGACGCCGGCCGGTTTTTATTGGATAACACTCAATAAACACATTCAACATGACcccttttaattttttttaatttttttgcacagaataaaaggaaaaagtaggatttcatattcatgttttttcaaAAGGACAACAATTGGAGAACTCactcaaaccaccaaaacaCTTCATacaaatctaaaaaataagCTGTTTGGACCGAACAGTGGAAGTTATTCTCACTCAAAAAGgctgtaataaaaaacaaattaatgaGGAACTTTTATCTTTAAAGTCTCAAGAATGTCTTACATGATTTAGTGCAGGCCTGAGGGAATACAGAATATGCAATACTAACACCAATGTATCGTACGCTGGAAAACACTGGAAATGATAGGCTACCAGAATGCACACTCTATTTATAACCGACAACacaatacatttcaatgcaaaaaagaacTCCACCTTGTTTCATCCTACTCACTGAAACTACATTCTGCAGGACTGATACAGTTTATGATTTTGTGTATAGGTTTTGTGATTGTGTTGATGTTAAGTTATTAAGTTTATTTGGCTATTTACATATTGATGGGATTTCTATCACAATTTCAATCGTCCAGTAGTGTCTTCTGATAAGTGATTAAATTAAAGCAATATCAAAATGCATTATtgcccccccaaaacacacactgaacattGAATTTTGTTAAACCTGTATGTGCATGGGTCATTTTCTGAACACATATCTGCATTCAATCATGTAATCATCCGTGTTGTTGTATCCTACAATGTATTCGGGGGATCTAATAAGACCATTTTGTTTTCTACGAAGGATGATGTGGTGAAGCATGATCAGGGGAAACCTCGAAATGTTCCTCGCTGAACTCATGTGTAGTGCCGCTGTTGGCAGAGTCCCCATCCTGAGGGGGAGTGTGTTCTGGGGACTGGGCAGCATCAGCCCGCTGTTTCCTGGTGTCCTTTGG
It encodes:
- the pnpla1 gene encoding patatin-like phospholipase domain-containing protein 4 isoform X1, translated to MAPGVSSCHRREVPPSISFSGSGFMATYQLGVAQSLLTYAPWMLSTAPCVLGASAGSLVAAAVVCGMSMINIRDEMLYFAKQMKAFALGPFNPSINVFHWLEHILHKHLPSDAHKLANGRLYVSMTRLSDYKHIVMCEFQSKEDVVQALLCSCFVPGYCGMVPPSFKGEYYVDGGFSSMQPVAHAQAAPYSGTLTVSPFSGEMDICPSDTPCTWDMVVSGCTLKGNMANCIRIANALYPFALETLEQAYHNGYEDATHFLQNNVVSYLMIHKAPQGFLNCNRTWTSLETGMKAEEERKEEKEAAALTTFITDSCMQKGSPDEGELYKSPTIKEPPLDFDVVKNVLLGNVGTYLSMFGLPARILSHLLLPLMLSFYLLLRGRHRLEMLFRQVPEFAFWAWHGLRHFTLFLFNISVCTIKKNIEDRVMPPILLWQWLIKVQFEKLNSSSI
- the pnpla1 gene encoding omega-hydroxyceramide transacylase isoform X2 yields the protein MAPGVSSCHRREVPPSISFSGSGFMATYQLGVAQSLLTYAPWMLSTAPCVLGASAGSLVAAAVVCGMSMINIRDEMLYFAKQMKAFALGPFNPSINVFHWLEHILHKHLPSDAHKLANGRLYVSMTRLSDYKHIVMCEFQSKEDVVQALLCSCFVPGYCGMVPPSFKGEYYVDGGFSSMQPVAHAQAAPYSGTLTVSPFSGEMDICPSDTPCTWDMVTLEQAYHNGYEDATHFLQNNVVSYLMIHKAPQGFLNCNRTWTSLETGMKAEEERKEEKEAAALTTFITDSCMQKGSPDEGELYKSPTIKEPPLDFDVVKNVLLGNVGTYLSMFGLPARILSHLLLPLMLSFYLLLRGRHRLEMLFRQVPEFAFWAWHGLRHFTLFLFNISVCTIKKNIEDRVMPPILLWQWLIKVQFEKLNSSSI